The genomic stretch CGGCATGGGCGTGGTGTTCGACGACGGGCACCCCGAGGACAAGCACGAGCCCGGCGGCCCGCTGTTCCGAGTGGAGCGCAAGGGCCGTGGGTGGGTGCTGGGCTTCGGCAATCCCGGTCCGGACATGGGCCGGGTGAAGCCCGGCCAGCGCGTCTGGATGACGAGCGACCCGGCCCTGGCGAAGCGCACGGAGGAACTGCTGGGGCGCGGCGAGCCCGAAGGCCGCGTGCCCTTGGCGCTGACCGTGACCGGCGCCGCCGGTTCGCCGCTGACGGTGCTGGGCCGGGCGCGCGGTGGACACGTCTACTCGGTGTCCAGCGAGGTGCTGCTGGCCGAGGCACGCGGTGGTGGCCTCGACGAAGCGCTGCTGCGCGACAAGCTGGCGGCGCTGGGCGGAACGCCTTTCACGCTGACGGGGCTGGATACGTCCGGACTGGCGGCGGGGCTGCATCTGCCAGTGTCGGAGATGAAGGCGCTGCGTCGCCGCCTGGTGGCGGAGCTGTCGGAAGCCGTGGCGCGCGGTCCGGTGCGGACCGTGAACGAGGGCTCCACGTTGGAGCCCCTGCGCGCGTCGCTGCGCGAGCGGGTGCAGCCTGCGCCCCGGGCGGTGGAGGACGCGCGCTTGCTGCCCCTGTGCCGCACGGACGAGCAGCTCGAAGCGGTGATTGCCGCGGGCCTGCCCGAGGTGGAGCTGGATTGGATGGAGCTGGTGGGCCTGCAGCGCGCGGTGGAGCGTGCGCGCGCGGCGGGGCTGCGCGTGACGATTGCCACGGTGCGCGTGCAGAAGCCGGGCGAGGAAGGCTACGACGCCCGCATCGCGAAGCTGAAGCCGGACGCGGTGCTCGTGCGACACTGGGGCGCGATGATGCACTTCCTGGAGCGGCCGCCCGCGCCCGGGGAGGCGCGCCCTGCCCTGCACGCGGACTTCTCACTCAACGTCACCAACTCCGTGACGGCGCTGCACCTGCTGGGGCTCGGGCTGGACACGCTGACGTTCGCGCATGACCTGGACGCGGTGCAGCTCGGGGCCATGCTGGAGCACCTGCCCGCGGAGCGCTTCACGGTGACGGTGCACCACCACATCTCCACGTTCCACACCGAGCACTGCGTGTATTCCCACACGCTGTCCCACGGGCGTGACTACCGGAGCTGTGGACGGCCGTGCGAGAAGCACCGTGTGTCCTTGAGAGACCACAAGGGGCTGGAGCATCCGGTGGTGGTGGACGTGGGGTGCCGGAACACGGTGTTCAACGCGCAGGCGCAGAGCGCGGCGTCGCTCGTGCCGTCGCTGCTCGCGCGGGGCGTGCGGCGCTTCCGGGTGGAGTTCGTGCGCGAGTCTCGCGAGGAGGCTTCGCGCGTGCTCTCCGCGTATCAGGAGCTGCTGGCCGGCCGCATCTCCCCCGCCGAGACCGTGCGCCGCGCGGCGGTGCATGAACAGTTCGGTGTGACGAAGGGAACGATGAAGGTGCTCAACCCCACGTTCACCGTGCAGCGCTGACACTGAAGCCCGCTGCGTTCAACGGGAGCGCGTGGGCACGGCACGGCGTGAGAAGCGCAGGACGGCACGGAACACGTCTTCCGTGTCGTCCGCGTCCATCCCCTGCTCCGCGGCCCACTGACGCCGGGTCTCCAGCAAGCTCGCCTCGCGCTCCGCGTCTGGCAGCGGGAGTCCATGCCCGGCCTTCAGGTGTGCCGCCTGCTGGATGAGCTGGGCGCGACGATTCAGCAGTTGCACCAGCTCTCGGTCCAACGCATCCACGCGCTCCCGGACGTCCGTCAGCCCAGGCGGCGTGGCGACAGGCTCCGGCGCGCCCGAGCGCCCTGATTCACAACCCAGGTGGAGCCGCGTGAGGGCATCCAGCAGCCGCACCCGTGCGTCCCGCGCGTAGGGATTCTCCGACTGCACGACGCCGAAGAGATGGGGCACCTCCATCCGTGCGTACTCCTCCAGGCGGGCCACGGGCTGGAAGCTGGGCGGCGCGAAGGGCAGGTCCTTTCCGGCCTCCGCCTTGAGCAGTCCGTGCGCCAGGAAGAAGGTGAGCACGTGCGTGCGCGCCATCAGCGCGTCGTGCGCATCCGGCGACAGCTCCGTCACTTCACAGCCGATGCGTTCGAACAGTACCCAGGCCTTGCGCACGGCCTCCGGGTGCAGCTCGTTCGGGCACACCACCGTGCGGCGAGGCAGGTCGCCCCTCGCCAGACTGGCCGGGCCGAACAGCGGATGCGTGCCCACCCAGGGGATGTCCCGCCCCAGCACGGAGGCCAGCACCTGCACGGGCCGCACCTTGACGCTTCCGACGTCGAGCACCGTCTGCGCGGGCGACAGGCGCGGGCGAAGCGCCTCCAGCACCGAGCGCATTCCAGACACGGGCATGGCGAGCACCACCAACTCCGCGCCCTCGACGGCCTCCGCGAGCGTCGGTGCCCTCAGCGCGTCGGGCACGTCGTCCTGGCGCGGCTCGAACACCCGATGCGAGATGCCCGCTTCCAGCAGGAGGCCAGACAGGGCACGGCCAAAGCGGCCGTACCCCAGCAGCGCGATGCTTTCCGTCATGTCGCCGGACTCCGAATCCAAGCTGTTCCTGGAATTCTCGCATCGGCAACACGCGGGACGAAAGCCCCTACGGCCGGGGGCTCAGCGCCCCTGAAAGTGAGGGGGTCGGCGTTCCACGAATGCGGAAAAGGCTTCGGCCAGGTCATGGGACTGGAGGAACGCGGAGTTCCATACCGCCACATAACGCAGGCCATCCGCGATGGATTTGTCCGCGCAGTACTCCATGACCTGCTTGGCGCCCTGGACGACAAGCGGGGCATTTTCGGAGATGCGTTTCGCGGTCGCCCGGGCCTCCTCCAGCAGGGCCTCCGGCGAGGGGAACACCTCGTTCACGAGCCCCATGCGCAAGGCACGCGCCGCGTCCACGTCGCCACCGGTGTAGGCCAGCTCACGCGTGTGGCCCTCGCCGATGATGCGAGGCAGGCGCTGGAGCGCGCCCAGGTCGGCGACGATGCCCACCTTCACCTCGCGCAGGGAGAACTTCGCGTCCTGGGAGCAGTACCGGAAATCACACGCGGCGATGAGGTCCATGCCGCCACCGATGCACCAACCGTGCACGGCGGCGATGACGGGCTTGCGACAGCGGGCCATGCCCTCGGTGGCCTGCTGCATGTCGCCAATCAGCGACAGCAGCTTCAAGCGCTCCAGGGCCAGGTTGCCGTCGCCGGTGAGCAGCGGCCCCAGGGATTCCATCATCCCCATGAGGTCCAGGCCGAAGGTGAAGTGCTTGCCCTCGCCGCGAACCAGCACGACGCGGACGGAGTCATCCGCATCCAGCGCGCGGATGGCCTCGGGCATTTCCCGCCAGAAGTCGGGCCCCATGGCGTTGCCCTTGCCGGGGCCGGTCAGCACCAGCTCGGCGACGCCTTCGTTCTTCTCGATGCGCAGCGACTTGTAGGTCCCGTCCATTCAGGCCTCCGATTCAAGACGTCAGCCGAACTCCACCACCCGCATGCCGAACAGGCGGTCCACCGCGAGCAGCAGGTCGTCATTCACCTGCACCTTGATGGACGTGTTGCCGATGAGCGCCTCGCCCTCGCCC from Myxococcus xanthus encodes the following:
- a CDS encoding crotonase/enoyl-CoA hydratase family protein, which codes for MDGTYKSLRIEKNEGVAELVLTGPGKGNAMGPDFWREMPEAIRALDADDSVRVVLVRGEGKHFTFGLDLMGMMESLGPLLTGDGNLALERLKLLSLIGDMQQATEGMARCRKPVIAAVHGWCIGGGMDLIAACDFRYCSQDAKFSLREVKVGIVADLGALQRLPRIIGEGHTRELAYTGGDVDAARALRMGLVNEVFPSPEALLEEARATAKRISENAPLVVQGAKQVMEYCADKSIADGLRYVAVWNSAFLQSHDLAEAFSAFVERRPPHFQGR
- a CDS encoding U32 family peptidase; its protein translation is MTRRRPEILAPAGDLDSMKAALASGADAIYFGLDEGFNARARAENFSLATLPGTLALVHRAGARAYLTLNTLVFEPELPVVENILRRIAEAGVDALIVQDPAIALVARAVCPQMEVHASTQMTISSAEGARFAKGLGATRVVVPRELSVAEIRRLASETDVELEVFIHGALCMSWSGQCLTSEAWGGRSANRGQCAQSCRLPYDLVVDGQTRELGDVQYLLSPKDLAGVMAVPQLVEIGVHSLKIEGRQKGPQYVATAVQGYRRWVDGVSAGTPDTGALRKDLADMTLSYSRGFSHGFFAGSDHQTLVEGRFPKHRGAYLGRVESVHGRDVRVVDDTEGRPWTGGLGQDDEKARPDAPVGKVSSPLETATPVAAEVSPRPGMGVVFDDGHPEDKHEPGGPLFRVERKGRGWVLGFGNPGPDMGRVKPGQRVWMTSDPALAKRTEELLGRGEPEGRVPLALTVTGAAGSPLTVLGRARGGHVYSVSSEVLLAEARGGGLDEALLRDKLAALGGTPFTLTGLDTSGLAAGLHLPVSEMKALRRRLVAELSEAVARGPVRTVNEGSTLEPLRASLRERVQPAPRAVEDARLLPLCRTDEQLEAVIAAGLPEVELDWMELVGLQRAVERARAAGLRVTIATVRVQKPGEEGYDARIAKLKPDAVLVRHWGAMMHFLERPPAPGEARPALHADFSLNVTNSVTALHLLGLGLDTLTFAHDLDAVQLGAMLEHLPAERFTVTVHHHISTFHTEHCVYSHTLSHGRDYRSCGRPCEKHRVSLRDHKGLEHPVVVDVGCRNTVFNAQAQSAASLVPSLLARGVRRFRVEFVRESREEASRVLSAYQELLAGRISPAETVRRAAVHEQFGVTKGTMKVLNPTFTVQR
- a CDS encoding prephenate dehydrogenase/arogenate dehydrogenase family protein; this encodes MTESIALLGYGRFGRALSGLLLEAGISHRVFEPRQDDVPDALRAPTLAEAVEGAELVVLAMPVSGMRSVLEALRPRLSPAQTVLDVGSVKVRPVQVLASVLGRDIPWVGTHPLFGPASLARGDLPRRTVVCPNELHPEAVRKAWVLFERIGCEVTELSPDAHDALMARTHVLTFFLAHGLLKAEAGKDLPFAPPSFQPVARLEEYARMEVPHLFGVVQSENPYARDARVRLLDALTRLHLGCESGRSGAPEPVATPPGLTDVRERVDALDRELVQLLNRRAQLIQQAAHLKAGHGLPLPDAEREASLLETRRQWAAEQGMDADDTEDVFRAVLRFSRRAVPTRSR